Below is a genomic region from bacterium BMS3Abin08.
AGATTCGCTAATATGTCTTCCACAATTTTCATTGTCTTCTGATTTTTCCTGTAATCCTTTGCCATTATGCTCCAGGTGACCGTCTGATACCCTAAATCTTTAGCTGCCCTTATAAGCCGTGGAGTTTTAAGACCATGAGGTGGCCGAAAGAATTCCGTTTTTTTCCCGGTTAACCTTAAAATCAAATCTTCCGTCTTGAAAAGTTCCTTCTTTATATTCTTATAAGTGGAAAACGGCAGAAAATAAGAATGACTACAGGAATGGTTCCCGATGGAATGTCCTCTCTCATAAATCATTTTTACTAACTCAGGATATTTCTCCACGTTCTTTCTGATCAGGAAAAAGGTTGCTTTAACATTAAATCTATCCAGAACTTCTAAAACCCCTTCAGTCCATATTCCATTTGGCCCATCATCAAATGTCAGAAAGATATCTCTTGCATTATCAGTATTTACAATTGAAATAACCCTGCCAAAAATATTTGCCTTGGGAGAAATAAAGGTATACACTAAAAGTGGAAGTAACA
It encodes:
- the pdaA gene encoding peptidoglycan-N-acetylmuramic acid deacetylase PdaA precursor, which gives rise to MNLLPIVIFLLLPLLVYTFISPKANIFGRVISIVNTDNARDIFLTFDDGPNGIWTEGVLEVLDRFNVKATFFLIRKNVEKYPELVKMIYERGHSIGNHSCSHSYFLPFSTYKNIKKELFKTEDLILRLTGKKTEFFRPPHGLKTPRLIRAAKDLGYQTVTWSIMAKDYRKNQKTMKIVEDILANLDKGNIVVLHDGVAERENADRKEMLIALETILVTLRERGYWFKSM